In Neisseria brasiliensis, the following proteins share a genomic window:
- a CDS encoding inorganic diphosphatase, which yields MADFNQILTPGDVDGGIINVVNEIPCGSNHKIEWNRKLAAFQLDRVEPAIFAKPTNYGFIPQTLDEDGDELDVLLVTEQPLATGIFLEARVIGVMKFVDDGEVDDKIVCVPADDRNNGNAYQSLADLPQQLIKQIEFHFNHYKDLKKAGTTKVESWGDVEEAKKVIKESIERWNEQA from the coding sequence ATGGCAGATTTTAACCAAATCCTGACCCCGGGCGATGTAGACGGCGGCATCATCAACGTAGTCAACGAAATCCCTTGCGGCAGCAACCACAAAATCGAATGGAACCGCAAATTGGCCGCTTTCCAACTCGACCGCGTAGAGCCTGCAATTTTCGCCAAACCGACCAACTACGGCTTTATCCCGCAAACCTTGGATGAAGACGGCGACGAACTCGACGTATTGCTGGTGACCGAGCAGCCATTGGCCACCGGCATCTTCTTAGAAGCCCGCGTGATCGGCGTGATGAAATTCGTCGACGACGGCGAAGTGGACGACAAAATCGTCTGCGTACCGGCCGACGACCGCAACAACGGCAACGCCTACCAATCACTGGCCGACCTGCCGCAACAATTGATCAAACAAATCGAATTCCACTTCAACCACTACAAAGACCTGAAAAAAGCAGGCACCACCAAAGTTGAATCTTGGGGAGATGTGGAGGAAGCCAAAAAAGTGATTAAAGAATCGATTGAGCGCTGGAACGAACAGGCTTAA
- a CDS encoding phosphoethanolamine transferase, which yields MSILKQYGLFITIFIFSLSTVPSLGYSVEDGTFLAMACFWYALFQLNKSLFQIVFLLNLIVCTCFAPIAQLYGNINIGLIASAFETNSNESLEFISTLPLKSWLMGLTVFLSGLTVLFAASKQASKQASKQASKQASKLYWFNYHSKLILFSIFILLVLHKPTTTTLKRHQPFNLNNTLVSNIHFYIKTFQAIKQYQDEMAQAKHFLSDETVWKIKNVHPHYQNYVLIIGESVRADYLSPYGFPIDTSPYLKHVNGLILDNFIAPSPNTQLSLTRMLHLTHENQAIFSNNIISLANAAGFQTYWFSTQPTGQDADTAASRVGIQAKYTKFYEPNAPRAEIGKFSDMIVLDDFKTTLANYQKSKQPSLYVFHINGSHPDFCKRLIQPVSETFKSKEMSCYLETLKQTDKLIEEITKALQATGSYSLIYLSDHGLAHINKNSANVTLTNSPKQKQAYHVPFIRISSDDTHQSRQQAARSGFYFIHGFAEWLGIDEPKLKLPYRFFSEEPTNEIKVFDWEKIIPYNRLEDDVSLKP from the coding sequence ATGTCTATACTTAAACAATATGGCTTATTTATCACCATTTTTATTTTCTCGTTAAGTACCGTCCCTAGCTTAGGTTATTCTGTAGAAGACGGTACTTTTTTAGCAATGGCCTGTTTTTGGTACGCCTTATTTCAATTGAATAAATCTTTATTTCAAATTGTTTTTCTATTAAATCTGATTGTATGCACCTGTTTTGCTCCTATCGCACAACTGTACGGCAATATCAATATCGGGCTTATTGCTTCTGCTTTTGAAACTAACTCTAATGAAAGTTTGGAATTCATCAGCACCTTACCACTTAAAAGCTGGTTAATGGGACTTACCGTATTCTTAAGCGGTTTAACCGTATTATTTGCAGCAAGCAAGCAAGCAAGCAAGCAAGCAAGCAAGCAAGCAAGCAAGCAAGCAAGCAAATTATACTGGTTTAACTATCACAGCAAGCTGATTTTGTTTAGTATTTTCATATTATTGGTTTTACATAAACCTACTACTACCACACTTAAACGACACCAACCTTTTAATTTAAATAACACTCTTGTATCCAACATCCATTTCTATATTAAAACGTTCCAAGCCATCAAACAATATCAGGATGAGATGGCACAAGCCAAACATTTTCTTTCCGATGAAACTGTTTGGAAAATTAAAAATGTCCATCCTCATTATCAAAATTATGTTCTGATTATTGGAGAAAGCGTTCGTGCTGATTATTTATCGCCCTATGGTTTTCCAATTGATACCAGTCCTTATCTCAAACATGTAAACGGCTTAATCTTAGATAACTTTATCGCACCATCACCCAATACACAGCTATCATTAACACGTATGCTACACCTTACCCACGAAAATCAGGCAATCTTTTCAAATAATATTATCTCACTGGCAAATGCTGCAGGGTTCCAAACATACTGGTTTTCAACCCAACCAACAGGACAAGATGCCGATACTGCAGCTTCACGAGTAGGTATTCAAGCGAAATATACCAAATTTTATGAACCTAATGCACCACGGGCAGAAATTGGAAAATTCAGTGACATGATTGTGTTAGACGATTTCAAAACAACCTTAGCCAACTATCAGAAATCAAAGCAACCATCTTTATATGTTTTTCACATCAACGGCTCACATCCTGACTTCTGCAAACGACTGATACAGCCGGTTTCAGAAACATTTAAAAGCAAAGAAATGTCCTGCTATCTAGAAACGCTCAAGCAAACAGATAAATTGATAGAAGAAATTACTAAAGCATTGCAAGCGACTGGCAGTTATTCTCTGATTTATTTATCAGACCATGGTTTAGCACATATTAATAAAAACTCTGCCAATGTAACTTTAACCAACTCTCCTAAACAAAAACAGGCTTATCATGTGCCATTTATCAGGATTTCCAGTGATGACACACATCAGTCTCGACAACAAGCTGCACGCAGTGGTTTCTACTTTATTCATGGTTTTGCCGAGTGGCTGGGAATTGATGAGCCCAAACTCAAGCTCCCTTATCGCTTTTTTTCTGAAGAGCCTACAAATGAAATTAAAGTATTTGATTGGGAAAAAATAATTCCTTATAACAGATTAGAGGATGATGTCTCATTAAAACCATAA
- a CDS encoding MmcQ/YjbR family DNA-binding protein: MNQATLFSGIAKRFGAEPQYLWAKFPEYAVFRHAAGKQKSFGAYLPVAVEKIGRKGDGYVALLNVKCPPEMVGSLRQMPGVLPAYHMNKTHWVSLVLAEVDADLVWELLAQSFALTQK, translated from the coding sequence ATGAATCAGGCAACTTTATTCAGCGGCATTGCAAAGCGCTTCGGCGCCGAGCCGCAGTATTTGTGGGCGAAATTTCCCGAATACGCCGTGTTCCGCCATGCTGCTGGCAAACAGAAATCGTTCGGCGCTTATCTGCCGGTGGCTGTCGAAAAAATCGGCCGTAAAGGCGATGGCTATGTGGCTTTGCTAAACGTGAAATGCCCGCCGGAAATGGTCGGCAGCTTGCGGCAGATGCCAGGTGTTTTGCCGGCTTACCACATGAACAAAACGCATTGGGTGAGCTTGGTTTTAGCGGAAGTAGATGCGGATTTGGTGTGGGAATTGCTGGCGCAAAGTTTTGCGCTGACGCAAAAGTGA
- the pip gene encoding prolyl aminopeptidase, translated as MHPIREPHRSGLLPVSARHQIYWEESGNPDGLPVIFLHGGPGAGASPACRGFFHPDVYRIVIIDQRGCGRSLPYACIEDNTTWDLVADIEAVRRMLGIEKWLVFGGSWGSTLALAYAETHPDRVAGLVLRGIFLCRPSETAWLNEQGGVSQIYPQQWQQFLAPIPEHKRSNLIAAYHELLHGEDEQGRLKAAKAWADWESYLVQFEPKDVDKDAQESLAIARIETHYFVHQGWLQGDKAILNNINPIRHIPTIICQGRYDLCTPMQSAWELAQAFPEAELRIVQGGHSSFDEVLSTALTQAVEDISAKLGG; from the coding sequence ATGCACCCGATTCGCGAACCGCACCGCAGCGGCTTACTGCCCGTATCCGCACGCCATCAAATTTATTGGGAAGAATCCGGCAATCCCGATGGCTTGCCGGTGATTTTTCTGCACGGCGGCCCTGGCGCAGGCGCTTCGCCGGCGTGTCGCGGATTTTTCCATCCCGATGTGTACCGGATTGTGATCATTGACCAACGCGGTTGCGGCCGCTCGCTGCCTTATGCCTGCATCGAAGACAACACCACTTGGGATTTGGTGGCCGACATCGAAGCCGTGCGCCGCATGCTCGGCATTGAGAAATGGCTGGTGTTCGGTGGCTCATGGGGCAGTACGTTAGCCTTGGCCTATGCCGAAACCCATCCCGATCGCGTGGCCGGATTGGTGTTGCGCGGCATTTTCCTATGTAGGCCGTCTGAAACCGCTTGGCTGAACGAGCAGGGTGGTGTCAGCCAAATTTATCCGCAGCAATGGCAGCAGTTTCTTGCCCCAATTCCCGAACATAAACGCAGCAATCTGATTGCTGCGTATCACGAATTATTACACGGCGAAGACGAACAAGGCCGTCTGAAAGCAGCCAAAGCATGGGCAGATTGGGAAAGCTATTTGGTGCAATTTGAACCGAAAGACGTGGATAAAGACGCGCAAGAATCGCTCGCCATCGCCCGCATAGAAACGCATTATTTTGTGCATCAAGGCTGGTTGCAAGGCGATAAAGCGATTTTGAACAACATTAATCCAATCCGCCATATCCCGACCATCATCTGCCAAGGCCGCTACGATTTATGTACCCCAATGCAAAGCGCATGGGAACTGGCGCAAGCCTTTCCCGAAGCCGAATTGCGCATAGTGCAGGGCGGACATTCTTCGTTTGATGAGGTCTTAAGTACGGCATTAACGCAAGCAGTCGAGGATATATCGGCCAAACTGGGAGGGTAA
- the nudB gene encoding dihydroneopterin triphosphate diphosphatase, with translation MSKPLKYPVSALVVLHDKDGNILLIERTAPQGFWQSVTGSIEPEDDNIAATAKREVWEETGISLSDGQLIDWHESTVYEIYHHWRHRYPKGVFENREHIFSAEIPRDTAITLQAAEHVAYGWFSAEEAAEKVFSPSNKRAILALQKRLGNK, from the coding sequence ATGAGCAAACCGCTGAAATACCCCGTCTCCGCCTTGGTGGTGCTGCACGATAAAGACGGCAACATTCTTTTAATCGAGCGCACCGCCCCGCAAGGCTTTTGGCAATCCGTCACCGGCAGCATCGAACCGGAAGACGACAACATCGCCGCAACTGCCAAGCGCGAAGTATGGGAAGAAACCGGCATTTCGCTTTCAGACGGCCAATTGATTGATTGGCATGAAAGCACGGTCTATGAAATCTACCACCACTGGCGCCACCGCTACCCCAAAGGCGTGTTTGAAAACCGCGAACACATCTTCTCCGCTGAAATTCCGCGCGATACGGCCATCACACTGCAAGCGGCGGAACATGTGGCGTATGGCTGGTTTAGCGCCGAAGAAGCGGCGGAAAAAGTGTTTTCGCCATCGAATAAACGGGCGATTTTGGCTTTGCAAAAAAGGCTGGGGAACAAATAA
- the phoU gene encoding phosphate signaling complex protein PhoU: MSEHISSHFHQELEQVRTDVLAMGGLIEQQLGQTLEAFNDANKEILAQVVQNDDKINELEVSIDDACQTILVRRQPTASDLRLVLTVSRVIVDLERMGDEIKKIALHANGLIAKHHVSYKQLYDTRRLLEMTVPMLRQSLDAFARLDDETILKINELDKSLDMAYHNQSRALLTYMMEDPHSIGIGMETMLMNKAAERIGDHAKNICEHVVYLVRGIDVRHVPVDEIHKNF; encoded by the coding sequence ATGTCCGAGCATATTTCATCGCATTTCCATCAGGAATTGGAACAGGTGCGCACCGATGTATTGGCCATGGGCGGTTTGATTGAGCAGCAGCTCGGACAAACTCTGGAAGCCTTCAATGATGCCAACAAGGAAATTTTGGCGCAGGTGGTGCAAAACGACGATAAAATCAATGAGTTGGAAGTATCGATTGATGATGCCTGCCAAACGATTTTGGTGCGCCGCCAGCCGACTGCCAGCGATTTGCGTTTGGTGTTGACCGTGAGCCGCGTGATTGTGGATTTGGAGCGTATGGGCGATGAAATCAAGAAAATCGCCTTGCACGCCAATGGTTTGATTGCGAAACATCATGTCAGCTACAAGCAGCTTTATGATACGCGCCGTTTGTTGGAAATGACGGTGCCGATGTTGCGCCAGTCTTTGGATGCGTTTGCGCGTTTGGATGATGAAACTATTCTGAAAATCAATGAATTGGATAAATCTTTAGACATGGCCTACCACAATCAGTCGCGCGCCTTGTTGACGTATATGATGGAAGACCCGCACAGCATCGGTATTGGTATGGAAACAATGTTGATGAACAAAGCGGCCGAGCGGATTGGCGATCATGCGAAAAATATTTGCGAACATGTGGTTTATTTGGTGCGCGGTATTGATGTGCGCCATGTGCCGGTGGATGAGATTCACAAGAATTTTTAA
- the yciA gene encoding acyl-CoA thioester hydrolase YciA has translation MSENQTTHAKPEGELMLRTVARPKDTNTNLDVFGGWIMSQMDLGGGILAAEIAQGRIVTVSVQEMSFLRPVKVGHVVGVYARCLGVGNTSLKIEVEVWVKPFVADEPNIPLELVTEAVFTFVAIDHEGRPRPIPRDNNPRLDAFLSPKQAV, from the coding sequence ATGAGCGAAAATCAAACCACACACGCCAAGCCCGAAGGCGAATTGATGCTGCGCACGGTCGCGCGGCCGAAAGACACCAACACTAATTTAGATGTGTTCGGCGGCTGGATTATGTCGCAAATGGATTTGGGCGGTGGCATTTTGGCGGCGGAAATCGCGCAGGGGCGGATTGTCACGGTTTCGGTGCAAGAAATGAGCTTTCTGCGGCCGGTCAAAGTCGGCCATGTGGTCGGCGTGTATGCACGTTGTTTGGGCGTGGGCAATACCTCGCTGAAAATCGAAGTGGAAGTGTGGGTGAAGCCGTTTGTCGCCGATGAGCCGAATATTCCGCTTGAGCTGGTCACAGAAGCGGTGTTCACCTTCGTTGCCATCGACCACGAAGGCCGCCCGCGCCCTATTCCACGCGACAATAATCCGCGCTTGGATGCATTTCTATCGCCGAAACAGGCCGTCTGA
- a CDS encoding PhoH family protein — MSPKLTGGGRKLFILDTNVMLHDPSCLFRFQEHDIFIPMVTLEEMDNHKKGSSDVARNARQTSRYLDELLNAEPHGLHQGIALNVLGHADAKGKLLLQTEMLQADLPEVLSGQTGDNQILAVVMSLSHRICGDYDYVALVSKDINIRIKARTLGLNAEDYINDNVLEDSDILYSGLRRLTPEFWANNGTHLNSWQENGRAYYHIEGNDTPHLLLNELLVDEHGEPPLSARVIEQNHGKVLLETLKDYSGRNNVFGISARNREQNFALNLLMDPEIDLVTILGQAGTGKTLLTLAAALTQTFDDKRYNEIIMTRITVPVGEDIGFLPGTEEEKMNPWMGALEDNLEVLTQQNDGDEFSAWAKKATSDLIRARIKVRSLNFMRGRTFQNKFVIIDEAQNLTAKQMKTLITRAGKGTKVVCLGNLAQIDTPYLTEGSSGLSYVVERFKGWQHYGHITLQQGERSRLSDFAVEVL, encoded by the coding sequence ATGTCTCCAAAGCTCACCGGTGGCGGCCGCAAGCTGTTTATTCTCGATACCAATGTGATGTTGCACGACCCGTCTTGCCTGTTCCGTTTTCAGGAACACGACATTTTCATTCCAATGGTGACCTTGGAAGAAATGGACAACCACAAAAAAGGCTCGTCCGACGTGGCGCGTAATGCCCGTCAGACCAGCCGTTATCTGGATGAATTGCTTAATGCCGAGCCACATGGGCTGCATCAGGGCATTGCGCTGAATGTATTGGGGCATGCCGATGCCAAAGGTAAATTGTTGCTGCAAACCGAAATGCTGCAAGCCGATTTGCCCGAAGTATTGAGCGGGCAAACCGGCGATAATCAGATTTTGGCGGTGGTGATGAGTTTGTCGCACCGCATTTGCGGCGATTACGATTATGTCGCGCTGGTGTCGAAAGACATCAATATCCGCATTAAAGCGCGCACGCTGGGGTTGAATGCCGAAGACTACATCAACGATAACGTATTGGAAGACAGCGATATTTTATACAGCGGTTTGCGCAGGCTCACGCCGGAATTTTGGGCAAACAACGGCACGCATTTGAATTCATGGCAGGAAAATGGCCGCGCCTATTACCACATCGAAGGCAATGATACGCCGCATTTACTGCTCAACGAATTATTGGTGGATGAACACGGCGAACCGCCTTTGAGCGCACGTGTTATCGAGCAGAACCACGGCAAAGTGTTGCTCGAAACCTTAAAAGATTACAGCGGCCGCAACAATGTATTCGGCATTTCCGCCCGCAACCGTGAACAAAATTTCGCCTTGAATTTATTGATGGATCCCGAAATCGATTTGGTGACGATTTTAGGGCAGGCCGGTACCGGCAAAACGCTGCTGACGCTTGCTGCCGCGTTGACACAAACCTTTGACGACAAGCGCTACAACGAAATTATCATGACCCGCATCACCGTGCCGGTGGGCGAAGACATCGGCTTTTTACCGGGCACGGAAGAAGAGAAAATGAATCCGTGGATGGGCGCGCTGGAAGACAATTTGGAAGTATTGACCCAACAAAACGACGGCGACGAATTCAGCGCGTGGGCGAAAAAAGCCACGTCCGACTTAATCCGCGCCCGCATTAAAGTGCGCTCGCTCAATTTTATGCGCGGACGCACGTTCCAAAACAAATTCGTTATCATCGATGAAGCGCAAAACCTGACCGCCAAGCAAATGAAAACCCTGATTACCCGCGCAGGTAAAGGTACGAAAGTGGTGTGTTTGGGCAATTTGGCGCAAATCGACACGCCGTATCTTACCGAAGGCAGTAGCGGCTTGAGTTATGTGGTGGAGCGGTTTAAAGGTTGGCAGCATTACGGTCATATTACACTGCAACAAGGCGAGCGCTCACGTTTGTCGGATTTTGCGGTGGAAGTGTTGTAG